From a single Mangifera indica cultivar Alphonso chromosome 19, CATAS_Mindica_2.1, whole genome shotgun sequence genomic region:
- the LOC123203358 gene encoding myosin heavy chain kinase B-like, which translates to MRKLIIQCAFDKMFKCNEAVKLENQGHCLVPGELCWLHKGRLSAEVKHRLLDVEKCSGTAIDQTRETGVSKDLVEGLTEGNVKFKDMQSHLDYVTGLAVGANTFNVQDFSHVHTFKCHEQEVMAVVCVDEEQPFCISGDYGGGTFIWSTSLPFGQEPIKKWNEPKDLRYSGIHALAISGKYQYTGSGDKKIKAWSLLDGMLSCTMSGHKSVVSTLAVCSGVLYSGSCDQSIRL; encoded by the exons ATGAGGAAGCTGATTATTCAGTGTgcatttgataaaatgtttaaatGCAATGAGGCGGTAAAGTTGGAGAATCAAGGTCATTGTCTAGTCCCTGGAGAATTGTGTTGGCTACACAAGGGAAGATTATCAGCAGAGGTGAAACACAGGTTGCTAGATGTGGAGAAGTGCAGTGGCACTGCTATTGATCAAACTAGGGAGACAGGAGTTTCCAAAGATTTAGTTGAAGGGCTAACAGAGGGAAATGTCAAGTTTAAAGATATGCAGAGCCATCTTGATTATGTCACTGGATTAGCAGTTGGAG CAAATACCTTCAATGTGCAAGACTTTTCTCATGTACATACATTCAAATGTCATGAGCAAGAAGTAATGGCAGTAGTTTGTGTGGATGAAGAACAACCATTTTGCATAAGTGGTGATTATGGAGGCGGTACATTTATATGGAGCACTAGTCTCCCTTTTGGGCAAGAACCAATAAAGAAATGGAATGAACCAAAGGATTTACGTTACAGTGGTATTCATGCCTTGGCTATTTCAGGGAAGTATCAATATACTGGCAGTGgagataagaaaattaaagcatGGTCATTACTG GATGGCATGCTATCATGCACAATGAGTGGTCACAAATCTGTAGTTTCCACACTAGCAGTATGCAGTGGGGTTCTTTATAGCGGGAGTTGTGATCAAAGCATCCGATTGTAG
- the LOC123202881 gene encoding amino acid permease 3-like, whose protein sequence is MGDQTANQNQVSNDVGNRKPTGALWAATAHIVTALIGSGVLSLAWATAQLGWIFGPIVMLLFSLVTCYTFTLFADAISSEERAAYDTYMKIFESKLDRIKFKIGEVVYYISLFGVAIGYTTESSACLNAIQWSKWFHSGGDYHMNRILCVVIFGVIQMFFSQIYECKILRRITVFVTAVTSFAYSMIGLGLSVAKVAVTGKFMGSSTGISIGTVTETQKIWRTFHAVGVIAYAYSYFIILIEIHGSINSPTSERETLKKASRASVISVVLTTLIYMLCGCFGYAAFGDLSPENLVTGLGFDKPFLLLEIAKVAIVIHLIGAYQVYSQPLFKFIENEVSQQKLARLVWKTIFVAITSFMSMLLPSFNDGVGLIGALGFWPFTVYFPVEIYIKEKEKKKEIEKWSKKWIWLQILSFTCFIISIAAAIGSIAGFVLNLKTFKPFKFAN, encoded by the exons ATGGGTGACCAAACTGCTAATCAGAATCAAGTTTCCAATGATGTTGGAAACCGCAAGCCAACTG GAGCCCTGTGGGCTGCCACTGCTCACATAGTAACGGCTCTTATAGGATCTGGAGTTTTGTCATTGGCTTGGGCCACAGCTCAGCTTGGATGGATTTTTGGACCGATTGTCATGCTCTTGTTCTCTCTTGTCACTTGCTACACTTTTACCCTTTTCGCTGATGCAATTTCTTCTGAGGAACGTGCCGCCTACGACACTTACATGAAAATTTTCGAATCCAAGCTTG ATCGTATTAAGTTCAAGATAGGTGAAGTTGTTTATTACATAAGCCTTTTTGGAGTTGCCATTGGCTACACTACAGAATCATCTGCATGCTTGAA TGCTATCCAATGGTCAAAATGGTTTCACAGTGGTGGTGACTACCATATGAACCGCATCTTATGTGTGGTTATTTTTGGAGTAATACAAatgtttttctctcaaatttatgaATGTAAAATATTAAGGCGGATTACAGTATTCGTAACTGCGGTCACATCCTTTGCCTACTCAATGATTGGTCTTGGTCTTAGTGTCGCTAAAGTTGCAG TAACTGGGAAATTCATGGGAAGTTCAACTGGTATAAGCATTGGCACTGTTACTGAGACCCAAAAGATATGGAGGACTTTCCATGCAGTTGGGGTTATCGCATATGCATATTCTTACTTCATCATCTTGATTGAAATACAT GGCTCGATCAATTCTCCAACCTCCGAAAGGGAGACATTGAAGAAGGCATCA AGGGCATCAGTAATAAGTGTTGTATTAACAACTTTAATCTACATGCTCTGTGGTTGCTTTGGATACGCTGCTTTTGGAGACTTATCACCTGAAAATCTCGTCACTGGTTTAGGATTTGATAAACCATTTTTGCTTCTAGAGATTGCCAAAGTAGCCATAGTTATTCACCTCATTGGAGCATACCAAGTTTACAGCCAACCCCTCTTCaaattcattgaaaatgaagtttctCAACAAAAATTGGCTCGCTTGGTTTGGAAGACAATTTTTGTGGCTATAACCAGTTTCATGTCAATGCTCCTTCCATCCTTCAACGATGGGGTTGGTCTCATTGGAGCCTTGGGGTTTTGGCCATTCACAGTCTACTTTCCTGTTGAGATATAcataaaggaaaaggaaaagaaaaaggaaatagagAAATGGAGTAAAAAGTGGATTTGGCTCCAAATCCTAAGTTTTACCTGCTTCATTATTAGCATTGCTGCTGCTATAGGCTCTATTGCAGGATTTGTTCTTAACCTCAAGACTTTCAAGCCTTTCAAGTTCGCTAACTAA